The DNA segment ATCCGGTATGCGGCACCGGGTAATATTCAAACCCCGCCTTCCCGATACAGGACGCGACCAACTTTTCCTGCTCTTCGATCGTCTTGACTGCCTCTGCCAGCCGATCATCAAATCCCGCCGTCGGCAGTCTTATCAGCTCGCGATAGGGCCCCAGCGGAGCGAGGCCTCGGCAAAGTCGTGTTTAGTTGGCGAGGAGTAGGTTGCCGATCCGGTGGTGGTCGCGTTGGTGGTGTCTGGTGGCGGCGGCGATGTTGGCCCAGCCCAGGATCCGCAGGACTGTGATGGCGATGTTGCGCGGGACGGCCATCGTGGTCGGCCCGTTCCCGGTCCGCGCTTGCGAGCGGTCCTCGTCGGACGTGACGTCCCGGACCCAGTGGAGCCTGGTCTCCACGCCCCAGTGGCCCTGGACCCACTCGGCGACGGCGGTGGGCGGGGCTTGCGCCGGCGAGCAGATCAGGTAGGCGGTTTCGGTGGTGGTCCCGGTCTTCTGGGTGACCCGGCGGTGTGGTTTCAGCACCTGGGCCGCGCCGGGGAAGTCGACCCAGTCCGGGGCGGGAAGGGCCTGGGCCTCGCGGGTGGCGGTCCTGCCGTGGCCGTGTTCGGTTTGCCGGTGGCGGGGCGCACGCCGCCAGTCCATTCCGGCGAGGAGGGTTTTCAGGGTGGGCCGGTTGTCTTTGACGGTGAACACGTGGTGGCCGCCGCGCTCCAGGATCAGCTCGGCGGTCTCGGCCTGGGTGTGCGGGGCGTCCATGGTCACGACCACGCCGCGCAGGTCCAGCAGTCCGAGGAGCTGGCGGGCGGCGGGTATCTCGTTGGTCTTCGCGGCGACCTGGACTTGGCCTATGACCAAGCCCGTGCCGTGGGTCAGGGCCGCCACCAGGTGCGGGGCGCCGTCGGCGCCGCCCTTCGCGCCGCGCACGGTCTTCCCGTCCAAGGCGACCGCCTTTTGGCCGCCCGTCTCGTACCACCTGGCCTGCGCCCACGCGCCGAACAAGGCGGAGACCGCTTGCGGGTCCAACGCTTGGAGAACCCGCCGGATCGTCGACTCGGACGGCGCGCGCCCTTCCAGCCCGACCTGTTCCAACACCTCCCCGCCCACGTCCTGGGCCCATTCCCCGACCGCGGCCAGCGACTTCGCGCCAGCCGCGACGGCTCCCAACGCCAAAGCCAGCACGTCGGCCAACGGGTCGCGCACACCCGGCGGGCCCTCGGGCCCGACACAAGGGACAGCAAGCCGACCAGACTCGCCGCCCGCGGGGTCCCCGACCGGACCCGGGCGGCCGTGACAGGGGAAGACGCCATTGGACGCGGCCCTCAGCGATGGGTTCGGTTTCATCACCCCAGAACATCGCGGCCCAGGCCGCGTCCACCCACCAACCCCACCGGCGCGCCGCCCACCAACCCCACGACTCTGCCGAGGCCTTGCCCAGCGGAGTGTCATCTGGCAACAAAATGGGGCCTTGCGCGATAGACGCTTCCTCACCCCCGTCCGGCGCGCCCGCAGAACCATTTGCGCTCACGGAGGTGGCCGCCGGTTTGGCACGTCCTGTGCTCAGCAAACGCGCGCCTACCTCAGGCGGGAGTCCGCCCGTAGGAGCACCCTCCGCCCCAGACCTCGATGTGCTTGATCCAGCGGTGGGTCAGCGGCCCGTAATGGCCGTCGGCTGTGAGGTTCGGATTCACTGAGGCTTTCTCACCATCCGTTTCCAATTTTAGTTCCTGCCGGCGAATACCCGCCTGCTCCGTTGCCGGTGAACAAGTATAAGTCGCCACTCGAATTGTACCGGCCGATGATGTCCGGTGTGGAGCCAGCGTCAAGCGAAACGCCCCCCGACGCCAACGTCAAAGCGGTCCACCCGGACCCGACCTGCGTGTACCCGCCGAAGCCGCCGGACCCGGTCCCCGGATAGAAGAACAGCTCCCCGATCGAATTCAGGCCCAACAGATCACGTTTGCCATCCCCGTTCAAGTCGCCCGCAGCGTATGGCCTCTGAGCCGTCCACCCGGACCCGACCTGAGACTGGGTCCCAAACCCACCCGACCCGTTCCCCGGATAGAGATACAACAGGCCGGTCGAGGTGTTCCGAGCGATGATGTCATTCTTCCCGTCCCCGTTTACGTCACCCATCACCGCGGGATCATATGGCCCCCAGCCAGATCCGATCTGGGTACGCGCCGCAGCGACAAACTGCCCCCCGCCCGCGCCCCTGTACAGGTACATGTTTCCCGACGAGTCGATGGCGATGAAATCCCCCGAAACCCCGTCGCCGTCCCAATCGCCGGCCGCCAGAGCCTTGAGGGGTTGCCAACCGGAGCCGATCTGCCCGGGCGCGGTCAGCCCGTAGGTGCTTCCCGCAGTCGTGGTGCGGTACGCGATCAGTTTTCCGCCCTGGTCCACGACCACAATCTCGCCCCGGCTGTCATACGTGAAATCCGGGGAAACCATCAATTGGACGAACGGCGTTGACAGCGACTGGGGCGGCGGCGCGTTCAGACCCGGGGTCAACACCAACGACGACGTACCCGAAAGACTCAGAGCGGTGGCAATCGGGGTGAAATACATCTTGTGTCCACAGTTTTCGTCGATATCGAGTAAGATACCGCTGAGGACTCCGATGATCGAAGCATCGCCCCCCGATGCTTTTTGATACACGGGACTGCCTGAGTCACCTTTACATGCTTTGCCCGAACCGAGATCCATCTCGGCGAGGACCAAAGTATGAGCCGGTCTGGCCCCATCCGCCCCGTAGGTCACCGTATGGTTGAGGGTCGTTATGGTACCGCAAGTCTCCAGTTCGGTCTTCGCGCCAAAGAAGCACGTGTTAGCGAGGCCGATGCTGGGGGCACCTTGGCTGGTGGTGTACCTCGACGAGTTGTTGCCGATGTACACCTGCGCTACCTCTGTAGATGTTGCGGGAAAGCGTGCGACGTCGCCAGCGATGGCTGTCGTTGTTGTGTAGTAGGAGCTGTACGAGATCGATCCGATACCGGACCCGGCGAATGTCACCGCCGTGCCGGAGTCGCCGCAATGCCCGGCGGTCAACGTGTACTTCGTCCCGCCGCTGTTCTTGACCAACGCGTTTGACGTGCAGTAAGACCCACCGGGAAGGCCCACTTTCTTGCCGGCCTTGAGCGGCGTGGTTGTCAATCCGTCGGCGGGCACCACCGGCCCCCCCTCAACGACGGTCACAGATACACCTTGTTGCCCTGCGGATGAGCCATCCGCGAGCTTCACGGGCTCCGCGTTGAGACCTTCTTGAACGGTCACCACCCATTCGGCCGTCACGGCGATTTCTATCGCTCCGGACACGTATTCTGGCCGCACTATCGGCAACTGATCGAAGAACCGCTCAGCTGCGGCTGCGGCCACGGCGTCGATCACTTCCGCCTTGATCGGCCGGGACACAACATCGGCCTCTGCGACCTCGGCCAGCGCCGCAGCTATCTGACTCGCCTCGTCCGCTTGCAGTTGGTGAACGCCAACCACGAAATGGTTAGCGTCCGGGTTTACGCTGATGTCGACCAGCCTGTCGCCCAGTAGCGTTTTTGCCTCCTGTTCGAACACCGGCACCAACGCTGCCGAGATCGGGTACCCGCTCGGGGCGTCTTCCCCCCCTGTGTCGGCGGCGCCTCCCGAGCCGTCGGTGACGTCGGAGCCTGGCGCGGCGGATGTCATTGCCGCAGGGGTTATGGCGGCTTGCGCGCCGTCGTCGCTCGGCGCTATCCCGAGAGTGATGATTAGGGCGGTGGCGGCCGTCGCTGCGGCCGTTCTTTTGTTCGTGATCTTGGACATTAGTGGCCTCCGGTGCTCTGCATTGAGTCTGCTTGGAACGGGCGGGCCGACGTTGTGAAAGGGCCGGGCCGCCAAAATGGCCGTTAGGCGG comes from the Bifidobacteriaceae bacterium genome and includes:
- a CDS encoding ISAs1 family transposase; this encodes MKPNPSLRAASNGVFPCHGRPGPVGDPAGGESGRLAVPCVGPEGPPGVRDPLADVLALALGAVAAGAKSLAAVGEWAQDVGGEVLEQVGLEGRAPSESTIRRVLQALDPQAVSALFGAWAQARWYETGGQKAVALDGKTVRGAKGGADGAPHLVAALTHGTGLVIGQVQVAAKTNEIPAARQLLGLLDLRGVVVTMDAPHTQAETAELILERGGHHVFTVKDNRPTLKTLLAGMDWRRAPRHRQTEHGHGRTATREAQALPAPDWVDFPGAAQVLKPHRRVTQKTGTTTETAYLICSPAQAPPTAVAEWVQGHWGVETRLHWVRDVTSDEDRSQARTGNGPTTMAVPRNIAITVLRILGWANIAAATRHHQRDHHRIGNLLLAN
- a CDS encoding FG-GAP-like repeat-containing protein → MSKITNKRTAAATAATALIITLGIAPSDDGAQAAITPAAMTSAAPGSDVTDGSGGAADTGGEDAPSGYPISAALVPVFEQEAKTLLGDRLVDISVNPDANHFVVGVHQLQADEASQIAAALAEVAEADVVSRPIKAEVIDAVAAAAAERFFDQLPIVRPEYVSGAIEIAVTAEWVVTVQEGLNAEPVKLADGSSAGQQGVSVTVVEGGPVVPADGLTTTPLKAGKKVGLPGGSYCTSNALVKNSGGTKYTLTAGHCGDSGTAVTFAGSGIGSISYSSYYTTTTAIAGDVARFPATSTEVAQVYIGNNSSRYTTSQGAPSIGLANTCFFGAKTELETCGTITTLNHTVTYGADGARPAHTLVLAEMDLGSGKACKGDSGSPVYQKASGGDASIIGVLSGILLDIDENCGHKMYFTPIATALSLSGTSSLVLTPGLNAPPPQSLSTPFVQLMVSPDFTYDSRGEIVVVDQGGKLIAYRTTTAGSTYGLTAPGQIGSGWQPLKALAAGDWDGDGVSGDFIAIDSSGNMYLYRGAGGGQFVAAARTQIGSGWGPYDPAVMGDVNGDGKNDIIARNTSTGLLYLYPGNGSGGFGTQSQVGSGWTAQRPYAAGDLNGDGKRDLLGLNSIGELFFYPGTGSGGFGGYTQVGSGWTALTLASGGVSLDAGSTPDIIGRYNSSGDLYLFTGNGAGGYSPAGTKIGNGW